A segment of the Micromonospora sediminicola genome:
GGCCGCCGCCGTGACCGGCCGGGGCGCGTTGACCGTGGCCGCGGGCTGGGCCCAGGCCCGGCTCATCCCGCAGATCAACTACCAGGTGGAGCTGCGGCTCTTCGAGGCGACCACCGCCGTCGAGCTGGCCGCCTTCGACGACGCGGGCTTCGCCGAGGAGATGGACCGCGCCCGCGACCGGGGCATGGCCGAGGCGGCGTCGATCGTGGACCACACGGTCAACCTGGTGACCGGGGTGGTGGGCGTGCTGGCCACCGCCGCCGCGGTCACCGTCATCCAGCCGGTGCTGTTGCCCTGCCTGCTGCTCGCCGCGGTGCCCGAGGCGGTCACCGCGGTCAAGCTGGCCCGCCGGCAGTACCTCGCGATCCTGGCCTGGATCACCCGGCGTCGCCGGATGTTCATGCTGGCCCGGCTGATGGCCGACCGGCACACCGCCGCCGAGATCCGGGCCTACCAGATGCGCGACTTCCTGCTCGCCGAATACCACCGGATGATGACCGTGGAGACCCAGGCCCAGCTGCGGCTAGCCCGCTCGCAGACCGTCACCCGCGCGATGGGCCTGTCGGTGACCGGCGTCGCCGCGTTCGCCGTCTACGCGGTGCTCGGCGGGCTGCTGCTCACCGGCGTGGTGGCGCTGGCCGCGGCGGCCACCGCGCTGCTCGCCCTCCAGTCCGCCCGCAGCAGCCTGCGCACCGCCGTCTTCGCCACCAACTCGCTCTACGAGGACGCCCTCTACTACCAGGACTACCGGGACTTCCTCGACCGGGCCGGGCGGCGGATACCGACCGGGGGGCAGCAGGCGGTCGACGGGTTCGAGCGCATCGACCTCGACCGGGTCAGCCTGCGCTACCCGGACACCGACGGCGCCGCCGTCGACGAGGTCAGCCTCACCATCCGGCGCGGCGAGGTGGTCGCGTTGGTGGGGGAGAACGGGTCCGGCAAGACCACGCTGGCGAAGCTGATCGCCGGGCTCTACCGACCCACCGGCGGCGCGATCCGCTGGGACGGGGTGGACGCCGCCGAGCTGGACCCGCGCCAGGTCGCCGCCCAGGTGGCGGTGATGAGCCAGGACTGGTGGAAGTTCCCGTTCACCGCCCGGCAGAACATCCGGGTCGGCCGGCACGACCGGGCCGACGGCCCCGGCCCGAGCGTCGAGTCCGCCGCCCGGGAGGCCGCCGCGCACGACATGATCAGCGAACTGCCCTTCGGGTACGACACGCTGCTGGACCGGCAGTTCAAGGACGGGCAGGACCTGTCCGGCGGGCAGTGGCAGCGACTGGTGGCCGCCCGGGGCCTCTACCGCGACGCCCGACTGCTGATCTGCGACGAACCCTCCGCCGCGCTGGACGCGCGGGCCGAGCACGCGCTCTTCCAACACCTGCGGCGGCGTCCGGACCGGGCCGTCGTCCTGATCACCCACCGGTTGGCCAACGTCCGGCACGCCGACCAGATCTTCGTCCTGGACCACGGCCGGCTCGTGCAGCACGGCGACCACGACGCGCTGATGGCGCAGGCCGGGCCCTACCGGGAGCTGTTCGAACTCCAGGCGGCCGGCTACCTGGCCGGCGCCGGGGAGGCCGCCGCCGACCGTTGACCTCCAGCGCACTCGAACTCCTACGGTGACCGGACCGGCCGCCGCCCGGTCAGCGCGGCGTCACCCACCATGGAGTCCACATGCGCTATCGCGTCCTCGGCGGCACCGGCATCGAGGTCAGCGTCCACTGCCTCGGCACGATGATGTTCGGCGCCGTCGGCAACCCCGACCACGACGACTGCGCCCGCATCGTGCACGCCGCGCTCGACCGCGGCGTCAACATGGTGGACACCGCCGACATGTACTCGGCGGGCGAGTCGGAGGTGATCGTCGGCAAGGCCCTGCGGGGCCGGCGCGACGACGTGGTGCTCGCCACGAAGGTGCACTTCCCGATGGGCGAGGGACCCAACCGGGGCGGCAACTCACGCCGGTGGATCGTCCGCGCCGTCGAGGACAGCCTGCGCCGGCTGGGCACCGACTGGATCGACCTCTACCAGGTGCACCGACCCGATCACACCACCGACGTCGAGGAGACGCTCGCCGCGCTCAGCGACCTGGTCCGGGCCGGCAAGATCCGGGCGTTCGGCTGCTCGACGTTCCCGGCGGAGGAGATCGTCGAGGCGCAGCACGTCGCCGAACGGCGCGCGCTCGGCCGGTTCCGCACCGAGCAGCCGCCGTACTCGATCCTGGCCCGGGGGATCGAGGCGTCGGTGCTGCCGGTGTGCCTCCGCCACCGGATGGGCGTGCTGGTGTGGAGCCCACTGGCCTCCGGCTTCCTGTCCGGCCGGTACCGACAGGGCCAGCCGGTGGACCTCACCTCGGGCCGCCCGGCGCGGACCCCGGCCCGGTTCGACCCGGCGCTGCCCGGCAACGCCGCCAAGTACGCCGCCGTCGAGCACCTCGTCGCGCTCGCCGACGAGGTGGGCTGCACGCTGCCGCAGCTCGCCGTGGCGTTCACCGCGGCGCACCCCGCGGTCACCTCGACCATCATCGGGCCGCGCACCATGGACCAGCTGGACGCGCTGCTCGCGGGGGCGGCGCTGACGCTCGACGACACGGTGCTCGACCGGATCGACGAGATCGTCCCGCCCGGGGTGAACCTCTACCAGCCCGACGGCGTCTGGTCCCCGCCCGCGCTGACCGACCCGTCCCGACGTCGCCGCCCGATGCCGGAGCGCGCCGCCGCCTGACGGCCCCCAGCGCTGCCTACGCGGAGGGTGCCGCAGCCTGGCCGCTCATCGGCCCGTCCCACCCGGTCGCTCCGCTGGCCGAGGACCAGCCCTTCGCCAGCGCCCCACCCCATCACCGGTCCCCGCACAACCCGCGCGCGCTGACGTCTCCGCCTCCGCGCGTAGATCTTGGTAGCGAACGGCCCCCATAGGGGCCCTTTCCTACCAAGATCTTCGCGATTCCTGTGTGGTGGGAGGCGGTTCCTGGAATGCGGGAGCGGAGTCGGCCGGTGCGTGGTTGAACGGCGCGGTGTCGAGCGGGGGCGGTGAAGGGGTGGGTGGTTGCTGGGGAGAGCGGGCTGGGGCAGGATCGCCGGAATGCTCCGCCTCCGCCCTCGCCGCGCCGCTGTCGTCGCCGTGCTGGCCCTGCTCACCGCCGGGTGCTCCACCTCCGGCGCCGATCCCGACGCGTCGGGACCCGGCACCAGCGCATCCGGCAGCAACTCGTCCAGCACCGACGCATCCGGCGCCGGCGCACCGGGCGCGGCGAGAGGCGGCGCCACCATCGCGCCCGGTACCGCTGGCACGACGTCGGTGGCGCCGTCACCGGCCGCGCGTACCGGGATCGGGGCCCGGCCGAGCGCGTCGGCCGGGCCGTGCGCGGTCTTCCCGGCCGACAACGTCTGGCACGCCGACGTGACCCGGCTGCCGGTGCACGCCCGGTCGGCCGCAATGGTCGGCGCTATCGGCGCCGACGCCGCCGTGCACGCCGACTTCGGCTCCGGGACGTGGGAGGGCGCGCCGATCGGCATCCCGGTCACCGTCGTCCCGGCCGGGCAACGGCGGGTGCCGGTCACGTTCGGGTACGCCGACGAGAGCGACAGCGGGCCGTACCCGATCCCGCCCGACGCGAAGGTGGAGGGCGGCCCGTCCGGCACCGGCGACCGGCACGTGATCGTCTGGGACCGCGGCGCCTGCCGGGCGTACGAGCTGTTCGACGCGCACCGCTCCGGGGCCGGGTGGCGGGCCGGCTCGGGCGCGGTGTTCGACCTGCGGTCCAACCGGATGCGCCGGGCCGGCTGGACCTCCGCCGACGCGGCCGGGCTGTCCGTGCTGGCCGGGCTGGTGCGCTACGACGAGGTGGCGGCCGGTCGGATCGACCACGCGATCCGGGTGACCGTGCCGCGTACCCGCACCGGCTGGACGTGGCCGGCCAGCCACTCCGCCTCGTCGGCCACCGACCCGGCGCTGCCGCAGCTCGGCCAGCGGCTGCGGCTCAAGCGTTCGGTCGACCTGTCCGGGTTGCCCCGGCAGGCCCGGATCGTGGCCGAGGCGATGCGTCGCCACGGACTGATCGTGGCCGACCACGGCTCCGCCTGGTACATCTCCGGAGCCCCGGACCCGCGCTGGGACAACGACGCCCTGCACGCGCTGGACCGCCTGCGCGGCGGCGACTTCGAGGTGGTGGACGCCGCCGGCCTGATGGTCGCCCCGACGTCGGCCGCCACCCGCTGAGCGGAACGTCGACCACCGAGCCCGCCCCCGGCTGGGCGCGCTGGTCGGCCCGTCGCCGGATGAACCCGGTCGACGCGGCCGGGCCGGGCGCCCACACTGTCCGGATGGAACATCGTGACCTGGTCCGGGTGAGCAAACGCATGTCGCTGGCGCTGCGCCACCGCCCCGACCGGTTCCAGCTGACGCTCGACCGGGCCGGCTGGACGCCGGTCGCCGACCTGCTCGCCGCGCTGCGGATCAGCCGCGCCGACCTCGACGCCGTGGTGGCCGGAAACGACAAGCAGCGTTTCGCCGTCGAGGCCGGCCCGGACGGCGCCGACCGTATCCGGGCCAACCAGGGGCACTCCGTCCCGGTCGACCTCGGCCTGACCCCGGCGACGCCGCCGGGCCGACTCTTCCACGGCACCGCCGAGGACGTGCTGCCCGCCATCCGGGCCGAGGGGCTGCGCCGGGGGCGCCGGCACCACGTACACCTGTCGCCGGACGTGGCGACGGCCCGGCGGGTCGGCGCGCGCCGGGGCGGCGCGGTGGCCGTGCTCGCGGTCGACGCCGCAACCATGGCCGCGCACGGCTACCTGTTCTACCGCTCCGCGAACGGGGTGTGGCTCACCGACACCGTGCCGCCCGGCTACCTGACGGTCAGCATGCCGTGACCGGGTGCGCCACCACGGCGTCGAACAGGTACGCGAGGTCGTTCGGGGCGGCCCGGTCGGGCTGACCGGCGCCGGTGCGGTCGGTGGCGCGGGCGCGCAGCACGTGCCGGCCGGCAGCCGGTGGACGCCAGCGCGCGGTCCAGCGCTGCCAGGGGCCGCCCCGGTCGGTCGCGACCAGGTCGGCCGGTCGCCACCCGTCGCCGGTGTCCACCTCGACGCGCTCGATCGGGCCGTTGCCGGACCAGGACCGGCCGTGCAGCAGCACGTCCTCGCCGGCCGGGACGCGGGCGTCCCACGCCAGCTCGAACGCGCTCTTCACCGGCTGCGCGCCGAGCACCGTGCCGTCGGCCGGGTGCCCGGGGCCGAACAGCCGGTAGAACTGGGTGTTCCACGGTGAGAACAGGGGAGTGGTGGAAACCTCGACCGGTCCCACCCACTTGATCGAGGAGATGCCGATCCAGCCGGGCACCACCACCCGCACCGGGAAACCGTGGTCGGCCGGCAGCGGCTCACCGTTCATCTCGTACGCCAGCAGCACGTCGTCGAGGGCCTTGGCCACCGGCAGCGGGCGGCGCACCGGTCCGAGGTCGACCCCGCCGGTCACGTAGTGCGGATCGAGGCCCTCGGGCATCACGTCGACCGCCTCGTCGCGCAGCCCGGCCAGGCGCAGCACCGTGCCCAGCCGCACGCCGCGCCAGCGGGCCACGCCGACGCCGCCCAGCCCCCAGGCCACGCCGGGGGTCGGTTGGTCCTGCTGCTCGGCGAAGAACCGCCGCCCGTTGCCGGCGCACTCCAGCAGCGCGGGGCGCTCCTCGGCGGGCAGCCGGCGCAGGTCGTCGAGGCCGAACTCGACCGGGGCGTCGCGGGTGGGCGCGCCGCGCAGGCCGTCGCCGAACAGGCGCAGCCGCCAGGTCGTCGGGTCGAGGTGGGGGGTGACGGTGTGGTTGCGGACGAAGAAGCGGTCGTTGGGCACCACGTACCCCTGGCCGGCCATCGCCGACCAGCGCATCTCGGCGTTGGTGTCCAGCGGGCGCAGCAGCGCCGCCGGCAGCGGCTTGGCGATCGGCGTACCCGGGTCGACGCCGACCGGGGCCGGCGCCACCGCGACCGGCTCGCGCTCCGCGGCGGCGGCGGTCACCGCGGCCATGGCGGCACCCAGCTCCAGCAGCCGCGCGCGGTCGACGCCCGCGCCGTGCGCCTGCCCGGCGAGCCACTGCCGGCTCCGTTCGGCGTCGTGGACGGCTTCGGCGGGTGACGGGGAACGGCTCACGGGTGACCTCCGGGCTGGGCGACGCTGCCTTTCCTATTCAATCAGTAGGACTTTGCGTCGATCCAGCCCAGGTGTCGGCTCAGGTCGCGCCGATCAGCGTCACCACGCCGGCCGCCACCAGCACACCCGCCCAGAGCCGGTCGACGTTGAACCAGGCGCGGCGCAGCACGCCGACGCCGAGCACCTCGTACACCAGCAGCGCGACGGCGAGCGCGACGCCGAGCATGGCGCCGGTGTGCACGGCCGCGGCGGCCAGCCCGGTCAGCGCGCCGGCCGGCGCGGCGGACAGGTGCCCGGCGTGCGGGCCCGCGCCGACCGCCGGCTCCGCCAGCAGCACCGGCAGCAGCATCAGGCCGGCGCCGTGCGCGGCGGACATCAGGAACGACCAGGCGGTGAGCTGGGCGGCCGACAGCCGCATGCCGGCCCACCGGAAGTGCCGGTCCGACAGCAGCCGCCACATCCCGAACCCGACCAGCAGCACTCCGCCGGTCACCGCGACCGCCGTGCCGGCCGTCACCGAGCGGGTGGCGCTGACCAGCGCGGCGACCACCGCCACCGACGCCAGGTGCCCGGCCGCGATCGGTGGCAGGGCCGCGAGCAGCGCGGCCCGGCGCCGCTCCTGAAGGCCCCGGGCGACCGCGAACAGCCATCCCATCGCCGGGTTCAGGCCGTGGAACGCGCCGAGACCGGCCAGCGCCGCCCAGGTCGCGCCGGTCACGGGAAGCAGTACGAGTCGGACGAGGCGTCGCCGCCCTGCAACCGGGTCTGGTGCACGCGCAGGCCGCGGAACTCCTCCCCGCGCGGGAAGAACCGCGGGTCGGGCACCAGTCCGCCGTTCTCCGGGTCGACGTCGAGCTTCGCCACCCAGGCGCCCACCCCGTCGGGATAGAACTGGTCGTCCCAGGCGCCGTAGAGCGAGTTGCTGACGTAGACGCGGCGGCCGTCGCGGCTGATCTCCACCATCTGCGGCCCGCCGGCCAGCGGCTCGTCCGGGAACGCCGGGTGCGGCGTGCGGTTGACGATGCCACCCAGGCGCACCGATCCGACGCGTACCGGGTGGAACGGGTCGCTGACGTCGTAGCGGATCAGCTCGCCGGTGCCCCAGCAGGAGACGTGCAGGAACCGGTCGTCCACCGACAGGTCGATGTCGGTGACCAGCGGCGGCACCGCCCCGAACGGCTTGAGCAGGTCCGGCAGGTCGGCCGCGTCGGCCGGCTCGGCCGGGATGTCGATCACCTTGGTCACCGCCCAGGCGTCGCCGTCGCGGTGCCACAGCCAGATCGAGGCGGACAGGTCCTCGACGCTGATCACCACGCCGACGAAGCCGTACGACTTGGTCGGGTCGTGCGCGGGGCGCAGCTCCAGCGGCATCTGGTACTGGTCGCCGAGGTCGACGCGCTGCACGTGCCGGCGCTTGGCCAGGTCCCAGAAGTGGATCGCGTGCCCGTACCGGCGGCCCAGCAGCAGTTCCCCGACGATGCCGTCCTCGATCATCGACGGCGTGCCCCACTCGCTGGTGACCAGCACGTCCTGCGTGTAGTGCCACCAGAAGTCGTATGCCAGGAACTGCGGCCCCCGGTCGGCCTCCCACGCGCCGCGTACCTCGAACGTGGTGTGGTCGAGCACCGCGATGCCGCCCGGCCCCTCCTGCCCGTCCGCGCCGCCCAACGCGGAGACGTAGATGCCGTCCGGCCCGCAGTGCACGGTGTGCGGGCGGGAGTAGCCGGTTCGCTTGCCGAGTTCCTCCGCCTCGATCACCTTGACCAGCTCGGGGCGGCGCGGGTCCGGCTTGGTGTCCAGCACGTGGATCCGGGACGAGCGCAGGCCCGGCACGATCAGGTAGCGGCGCTCCACGTGCGGGTGCGGCGCGGTCGGGCAGAGCGCGCTGCTGCACGCGTTCCAGCCGAAGTGGTGCAGCTCGTCGCCGGTGTGCGGCAGCTCGGTCCAGCCCACCACCCGGCCGTACGAGCCGGAGTCCGGGTCGGTGTCGAGCACCGCGATGGCGTCGGGACGCTGCCCGGAGCGGTCGAACGCGGCGACGTACGCGAGCTTCTCGGCCGGCGCGGCGGCCGCCAGCGTCGGAGAGGGGTAGAACGTCGGGTCGGGGGTCCAGCGGGTCATCGGGTCTCCGTAACGGTCATGCGGTGGGTACGCCGAGGCGGTCGAGCAGGTGGCGGCGCAGCGCGCCGAGGGCCGGGTCGTCGGGGCTCGGGGCGGGGCCGAGGTGGACCGGGATCTCCTCGGCGATGACGCCGTCGTCGAGCAGCAGGACGCGGTCGGCGAGCAGCAGCGCCTCCTCCACGTCGTGGGTGACCAGCAGCGCGGCGAAGCCGTGCTGGGCGCGCAGCCGGCGCAGCAGCCCCTGCATGCGCAGTCGGGTCAGCGCGTCCAGCGCGCCGAACGGCTCGTCGAGCAGCAGCAGGTCCGGTTCGCGGACCAGCGCGCGGGCCACCGCGACCCGCTGCGCCTGCCCGCCGGAGAGCTCGGCCGGCCAGGCCCGGTCCCGGTCGGCGAGCCCGACCTCGGCCAGCGCGCGGCTCACCCGCCCGGCGACGTCCGGCCCGGTGAGCCCGAGTGCGACGTTGTCGGCCACACGTTTCCAGGGCAGCAGGCGGTGCTCCTGGAACACCACGGCGGCGGTGCCGTGCACCCGGTGCGTGCCGCCGGCGTCGTCGTCGAGCCCGGCGAGCACCCGCAGCAGCGTGCTCTTGCCGGAGCCGCTGCCACCCAGCAACGCGACCGTCTCCCCGGCGGCGATGGTCAGGTCGACCCCGGCCAGCACCACGGCGGGGCCGAAGGCCCGGGTCACCGCGCGCGCGGTGAGCACCGGCGGCATCACGTCGCCCGCAGCCCGCGTCGCCACGTCAGCGTCCTCCTCTCGGCGTACCGGAGGGCGAGGTCGGAGGCCAGACCCAGCAGCGCGTAGATGAGCAGGCCGAGCACCACCACGTCGGTCTGGCTGAACTCGCGGGCCTCCATCATCAGGAAACCGACGCCGGTCTGGGCGTTGACCTGCTCGCCGACGACCAGGCTGAGCCAGGCCGCGCCGATGGCCAGCCGCAGCCCGAGGAACAGGGCGGGCAGCGCGCCGGGCAGCACCACGTGCCGCAGCCGGGCGGCCGGGCCGAGGCCGCACGTGCGGGCCGCCTCCACCAGCCGCTCGTCGATGTCCCGGATCCCGGCGTAGGTGTTGAAGTAGATCGGGAAGAACGCGCCGAGCGCGACCAGCGTGACCTTCAGCGACTCACCGATGCCGACCCAGATGATGAGCAGCGGGACCAGGCCCAGGTGCGGCAGCATCCGGGCCATCTGCACCGGCGGGTCGACCAGGTCGTCGCCGAGGCGCAGCAGCCCGGCCGCCGCGCCGAGCACCAGCGCCAGCCCACCGCCGACCAGCAGGCCGAGCGCGGCGCGGGTGAGCGAGTCGAGCAGGTGCACGCCGAGCGTGCCGTCGGCGGCGAGCCGCCACCCGGTGGCGAGCACCGCGCTCGGCGCGGGCAGCTTCTCCGGGGAGAGCAGGCCCGACCGCGCGGCGGCCTCCCAGGCCACCACCAGCACGACCGGGCTGAGCACCCGCCGCCACCGCCGGACGGCCCGGGTCCGGGGCCGCCGCGGCGTCACCTGATCCGGTACGACCGGGGCGGACGCCTCGGCGAGCGCCGGGCCGCTCACCGGAACGCCTCGTTGAACCGGCCGTCCACCCGCCCGGCGATGTCGACCGGCCCGGGCACCAGCTTCAGGTCGACGAAGCTGTCCGCGATGGCCTGCAACTCGGCGCCGATCTCCGGGGTGACCGGGGCGAGCGGCTTGGCGCTGCGGGCCAGGGCCCGGGTGGTCACGTCGAGCGGGATCTTCAGTTCCGGGGCGAGCACGGCGGCCCGTTCGGTCGGGTGGGCGATGCCCCAGTCGGTGGTCCGCCGGTAGGTGTCCAGGAAGGCGCGGACGTCGTCGGTGCGGTTCTTCACCGCCTCCGGCGCGGCCAGCACGTACTCGCGGTTGCCGGCCAGGCCGGTGGCGTCGGCGAGCACCCGAACGTCGGGTCGCTCGGCGAGCGCGAAGTAGGGGTCCCAGATGATCCACGCGTCGACCTGCCCGTTGTCGAACGCGGGTCGTCCCTCGGCCGGCTTGAGGTACTTGACGTTGATGTCGGCGAGCGTCATCTTGTTCGCCTCCAGCAGCTTCACCAGCAGCCAGTGCACGTTGGAGCCCTTGTTCAGGGCCACCGTCCGCCCACGCAGGTCGGCGAAGCTCCGGTACCGACTGCCCGCCTTGACCAGCACCGCCTCGCCCTGGGGGATGGGCTGGGAGGTGCCGACCACGGAGAAGGGGATCTTTCCGGCGGCGGCGAAGACCGGCGGCGCCTCGCCGGTCTGGCCGATGTCGATCGAGCCGGCCTTGAGCGCCTCGGTGAGCGCCGGCCCGCTCTCGAACAGCGACCAGGTCACGTTCTTCGCGTCGCCGCGCGCCTTGACCAGGCTGAGGCCGCCGAAGCGTTGGTAACCGATCCGCAGTGGCGCGTCGTCGCCGCGGGCGTCGGCCGCCTCGCCGCCGCAGGCCGTCAGCGCCGTGGCGGCGACCAGCGCCAGGGTGGTGAGCAGCGCGCCCAGGCGGCGGCGGGGTCTCGACGGGGTACGCATGACGACTCCTCGGGGAGGGGATGGGCCCGGCCATCGGCGGGCGTCAGCAACCTACCAACCCGATAGGTTTTATGGGTAGTCTGTCGGCGCGGTCGTCCCACCCCTCAGGAGACGGCCCGACCGACCCGCGCCGGAGGCCGCCCATGTCGCTCACCTTCCACTGGTTCCTGCCGACCTACGGCGACAGCCGGGACATCGTGGGCGGCGGGCACGGCGTGCCGATCGGGACCGCCGGCGGCGCCCGCCCGGCCAGCGTCGCCTATCTGGGGCAGATCGCCCGCACCGCCGAACAGCTCGGCTTCGCCGGCGCGCTCACCCCCACCGGCGCCTGGTGCGAGGACGCCTGGCTGAGCACCGCCATGCTCACCGAGGTGACCGAGCGGTTGAAGTTCCTCGTGGCGTTCCGCCCGGGGCTGCTCTCACCCACCCTCGCCGCGCAGATGGCCTCCACCTTCCAGCGCCTGTCCGGCGGCCGGTTGCTGCTCAACGTGGTCACCGGGGGCGAGTCCGCCGAGCAGCGGGCGTACGGCGACTTCCTGGACAAGGACGCCCGCTACGCGCGTACCGACGAGTTCCTGCACGTGGTGCGGTCGCTGTGGCGCGGCGAGACGGTCGACCACGACGGCGCGCACGTGCGGGTCGAGGGCGCCCGGCTGACCCGGGTGCCGGACCCGGTGCCGCCGGTCTACTTCGGCGGGTCGTCCGCCGCGGCCCTGCCGGTGGCGGTGCGGCACAGCGACGTCTACCTGACCTGGGGCGAGCCGCCCGCACAGGTGGCCGGCAAGCTGGACCGGGTCCGCGGCCTGGCCGCCGAGGCCGGCCGTGAGCTGCGCTACGGCATCCGGCTGCACGTGATCAGCCGGGACACCGCCGAGGAGGCGTGGGCGCAGGCCCGCAAGCTGCTCGACGGCATCCCCGAGGCCGACGTGCGGGCGGTGCAGGAGGGGCTGCGGCGCAGCGAGTCCGAGGGGCAGCGGCGGATGCTGGACCTGCACGGCGGCTCCCGCGACGGCCTGGAGGTCTCGCCCAACCTGTGGGCCGGCTTCGGGCTGGTCCGCGGCGGCGCGGGCACCGCCCTGGTGGGCAGCCACACCGAGGTCGCCGACCGGATCGCCGAGTACCACGCGCTCGGGCTGGACGAGTTCATCCTCTCCGGCCACCCGCACCTGGAGGAGGCGTACTGGTTCGGGGAGGGCGTGCTGCCGATCCTGCGCCGCCGGGGGCTGTGGCGGCACCCGGCCGGCGATCCGACCGCCGACGCGCCGGCGGCCGTGCCGTTCTCCCCGCAGCCGGTGCCGGCCCGGGTCTGACCCGTCAGTCCGGGCGTTGCCCGGCGAGGAAGTCGGCCAGCACCCGGGTGTGCGTGGAGAAGGCCAGCTCGACCGGCTCGGTGAGCACCAGCCACTCGGTCGCCTCCTCGGTGGGCGCCGACGGCGGCAGGTCGCCCACCGGCCGCTCGGGCAGCACGCCGAAGACCATCATGGTGCCGCCGGCCGGGGCGCCGTGCACCGCGAACAGCCGCGCCTCGTCGGCCTCGGCGAGCAGCCCGGTCTCCTCACGCAGCTCGCGGACCAGCGCCTCGGACCACTCCTCGCCGTACTCGACGAAGCCGCCGGGGAGGGCGAGCTGCCCGCGCGCCGGCTCGATGTCCCGGCGTACGACCACCACGCCGAGCCCGTCGGGGGTGCGGACCGGCAGCACCGCCACCGCGACCGGCAGCGGGTTGCGCCACACCGTCTCGCCGCAGGTCGAACAGACACGCGGCCAGCCGGCGTCGGCCGGGTAGGCCGCGCCGCAGAACGAACAGTGCGAGTACGCGGTCACGCCGCAGCACGTTACCCGGCCGGCCGGTCGGGCGCTCGGCTGCTCGGGCGCGCGAGCGCGTCGCGCGCCTCCATCAGGGCGAAGCCGAGCAGGTTGGCACCCCGCCAGGTGGCCGGGTCACCCGCGCGCGGGTCGTCGGCGGCCAGGCCGATGCCCCAGATGCGGTCCGTCGGGCTGGCCTCCACCAGCACCCGGCTGCCCGTGCCGAGCAGGAACCGCCGCAGCTCCTCGTGCTGCCCGAACTTGGCCACGCTGCCGGCCACCACGATGTCGTAGCGGCGGGCCGTCCAGGTGGCCTCGTCGAAGTCCCGGACCTGCCGGCCGAGCGCCTTGGCCCGGTGCGGGTGCGTGGCCGTCAGCACCCGCCCGGCGATCTCGTGGTCGCCGAAGAGCGTGGCCTTGTGCCACATCATCCAGTGCTCGGCAGTGGCGTACTTTCGACCGTCCACCGTGAACGCCGCCGGCCACCACTGGCTCAGGCAGCCGGCGCCGACGCTGCCGTCGCGCTGCGGCCGGTGCCCCCAGAAGTGCAGATATCTGACCGTCTCTCCGGTGTCGAGCGTGGCGATCAGGTCGGTGACGGAACGGATCGGCATGCCCGGCAGTCTGCCCCACCCCACCGACATCCCGCCGATCTTGCAGTTTGGGACCTGGCAAGCTCCGCCAACCGGACATCCTGGGAGCCGAAACTGCAAGATCGGCGAGGGTGGGGATGGTCAGGGGGTGGGGGCGCCGGTGTAGAACGCGGTGACCCGCTCGCCCGCGGCGTGTGCCTGGTCTGCCGGGGTGCCGGCGGCGACGCTGGCCGCCGTCCACCGTTCGCCGGCCGCGATCACGAACCGGCGTCCCTCGTCCGAGGCCATCCAGTCGGCCGCCGCAGCCGGGTCCACGCCGACGCCGTCGGGGGCGAAGTGTGAGGCCAGGCCGACCAGGGCCAGGTCCCAGCCGATGCCGACCGCTCCCGGGCCGTACTCGGCCCACCGCTGGTCTTCGACGTGGGCGACGTGTTCCAGCTCGAAGCGGGTACGCCCCGGCCCGGCCTCGCGCAGGCGCACCTCGATC
Coding sequences within it:
- a CDS encoding NUDIX domain-containing protein; translated protein: MTAYSHCSFCGAAYPADAGWPRVCSTCGETVWRNPLPVAVAVLPVRTPDGLGVVVVRRDIEPARGQLALPGGFVEYGEEWSEALVRELREETGLLAEADEARLFAVHGAPAGGTMMVFGVLPERPVGDLPPSAPTEEATEWLVLTEPVELAFSTHTRVLADFLAGQRPD
- a CDS encoding LLM class flavin-dependent oxidoreductase, with the translated sequence MSLTFHWFLPTYGDSRDIVGGGHGVPIGTAGGARPASVAYLGQIARTAEQLGFAGALTPTGAWCEDAWLSTAMLTEVTERLKFLVAFRPGLLSPTLAAQMASTFQRLSGGRLLLNVVTGGESAEQRAYGDFLDKDARYARTDEFLHVVRSLWRGETVDHDGAHVRVEGARLTRVPDPVPPVYFGGSSAAALPVAVRHSDVYLTWGEPPAQVAGKLDRVRGLAAEAGRELRYGIRLHVISRDTAEEAWAQARKLLDGIPEADVRAVQEGLRRSESEGQRRMLDLHGGSRDGLEVSPNLWAGFGLVRGGAGTALVGSHTEVADRIAEYHALGLDEFILSGHPHLEEAYWFGEGVLPILRRRGLWRHPAGDPTADAPAAVPFSPQPVPARV
- a CDS encoding NADAR family protein, with product MPIRSVTDLIATLDTGETVRYLHFWGHRPQRDGSVGAGCLSQWWPAAFTVDGRKYATAEHWMMWHKATLFGDHEIAGRVLTATHPHRAKALGRQVRDFDEATWTARRYDIVVAGSVAKFGQHEELRRFLLGTGSRVLVEASPTDRIWGIGLAADDPRAGDPATWRGANLLGFALMEARDALARPSSRAPDRPAG
- a CDS encoding ABC transporter ATP-binding protein, producing MATRAAGDVMPPVLTARAVTRAFGPAVVLAGVDLTIAAGETVALLGGSGSGKSTLLRVLAGLDDDAGGTHRVHGTAAVVFQEHRLLPWKRVADNVALGLTGPDVAGRVSRALAEVGLADRDRAWPAELSGGQAQRVAVARALVREPDLLLLDEPFGALDALTRLRMQGLLRRLRAQHGFAALLVTHDVEEALLLADRVLLLDDGVIAEEIPVHLGPAPSPDDPALGALRRHLLDRLGVPTA
- a CDS encoding sulfonate ABC transporter substrate-binding protein, yielding MRTPSRPRRRLGALLTTLALVAATALTACGGEAADARGDDAPLRIGYQRFGGLSLVKARGDAKNVTWSLFESGPALTEALKAGSIDIGQTGEAPPVFAAAGKIPFSVVGTSQPIPQGEAVLVKAGSRYRSFADLRGRTVALNKGSNVHWLLVKLLEANKMTLADINVKYLKPAEGRPAFDNGQVDAWIIWDPYFALAERPDVRVLADATGLAGNREYVLAAPEAVKNRTDDVRAFLDTYRRTTDWGIAHPTERAAVLAPELKIPLDVTTRALARSAKPLAPVTPEIGAELQAIADSFVDLKLVPGPVDIAGRVDGRFNEAFR
- a CDS encoding SRPBCC family protein translates to MIDVTGQISAVERRIGDRTLPAGKARVLTISQTYDASVEDVFDACTNPERIPRWFLPVSGDLSLGGRYQLEGNAAGTVERCDPPHGFAATWEFGGEVSWIEVRLREAGPGRTRFELEHVAHVEDQRWAEYGPGAVGIGWDLALVGLASHFAPDGVGVDPAAAADWMASDEGRRFVIAAGERWTAASVAAGTPADQAHAAGERVTAFYTGAPTP
- a CDS encoding ABC transporter permease produces the protein MSGPALAEASAPVVPDQVTPRRPRTRAVRRWRRVLSPVVLVVAWEAAARSGLLSPEKLPAPSAVLATGWRLAADGTLGVHLLDSLTRAALGLLVGGGLALVLGAAAGLLRLGDDLVDPPVQMARMLPHLGLVPLLIIWVGIGESLKVTLVALGAFFPIYFNTYAGIRDIDERLVEAARTCGLGPAARLRHVVLPGALPALFLGLRLAIGAAWLSLVVGEQVNAQTGVGFLMMEAREFSQTDVVVLGLLIYALLGLASDLALRYAERRTLTWRRGLRAT